From Carya illinoinensis cultivar Pawnee chromosome 5, C.illinoinensisPawnee_v1, whole genome shotgun sequence, one genomic window encodes:
- the LOC122311120 gene encoding uncharacterized protein LOC122311120: MALKIKTLILLLLILLIPLSGLVEGFKDRMNPNHHLLYKDGNRMMKYYYSRKLQELDSLLDYDDAGPNPKHDPNPRKNRGGGSRNP; encoded by the exons ATGGCTCTTAAAATCAAgactcttattcttcttctcctcaTACTCCTCATTCCCTTGTCTG GTTTGGTTGAAGGCTTCAAGGATCGCATGAATCCCAATCATCACTTACTTTACAAG GATGGTAATCGAATGATGAAGTACTACTACTCGAGGAAGCTTCAAGAGCTTGATTCGCTGCTGGATTATGATGATGCAGGACCTAATCCCAAGCATGATCCTAATCCTCGGAAGAATAGGGGTGGAGGTAGCAGGA